CCGAGCCAGTTCGTCCACAGGAGGCGGTGGGCGAAGAGGTTTACGTCCAGGTAGATCCCCGCCAGCGCGACGAGACGCACGGTCTCAAGGCACCAGACGTAGCTGCGGGGCATGGTTTCCCGGCGCCCGAGCCGCCGGTGCGCCCAGATCCCTGCCGCGCCCAGGAGGAGGAAGAGGACGACCCTGGCCAAATCCGGCTCGTGCAAGTGCAGCGCGTCGACCAGGTGGAAGGGGAGGGCGGCCAGGGCAGCCACGGACCCCAGGGCCGCCAGGGCATACCCGTAGCGGACGGCCAGCACCGTTGCGCCGGCAAGCAGGATGCCGTGGGCCGCGAGCCAGCCCAGGCGCTCCGCGCTCATTCCCCACTCGTGGGTGGGGATCCCCACCGCCAGGGCCAGGAAGCCGACGGCCAGAAAGAGGAGAACCTCCTCGGCTCCGCAGCGGTAGAGGCGGCGGCCGCTTATGAGGCGGCGATCGGCGACCCATGCGCAAAGCGGCGCGAAGAGGAGGAAGAGCACCGAAATGCCGAATTCCTCGACATCCAGGACCACGGCCGGGAGCGCCACCAGGGCCACCACACCCACCGCGGTGAACAGGGCCAGCAGGATCCGTATGAACAGGTTCACCCGCGCCAGCTCGGGGCGGTACCGTTCCCGCACCGCCGCGGCCTGGGCCGGCGAGACGATCCCGGCTTTCTCCCAGCGGCGGGTCTCTTCAAGCACCTGCACCCGTCCCTCGCCGGCCGAATAGAGCGCGATCATTCGGCGCTCCTGAAGCGACGGTGGAAGGCCACGAGGGCCGAAACCAGGGCCGCCGCGGTAATCAGGAAATAGCTGAGGATCCCCTCCGAGCGCCACCGGACGTGTTCCAGCACGAAGATCGTGACGCCCAGATATCCGTACAGCAAGGCATAGAGGAGAAAGGCGAAGCGGCGTGCCCGCTGGGCGTAGAGGGCGCTGCCGGCGCCGACCAGAAGGAGACCGGCGAGGTAGAGCAGGCCCTTCGCCTGGGAGTCGATCCCTGCGACCAGCGCCGCAAGGAGGATGTTGACGCCCAGATGCAGGTGCACGGGGAGGAAGTGGCGCTTCCACCCGAGCCGGATCTGTGCCGTTCCAGCCCCCACCACCGCGGCGCCGAAGGCGAGGGCGTTGCCCCGCAGAGCGGCTTCCCAGCTTCCCCCGGCAAACAGGCTTGTCTTCACGCCGAGCCATGCGCCCAGGGTGGAGAGGGCCAGGGAGAGCACCAGACGATTGTCGAAGAAGTGGGCGCAGAGGAGATAGAGCACACCGGAGCCCAGCAGCCACCAGTTCCAGTGCTGGGCCAGCACCTGGTAGCGGAGCTCCAAATATCCTTGAAAGGTCCCGATGAGCAGGCACCCCAACAGGAGCGCGTAATCGTACCCCGCATCGGGAGCTGGCACCTCCTCCGGAGAAAACCCGCCGCCCCGGCGCAGGCAGTAGGCGAAACATCCCGCGCTCCCCAGGGCGATGGCCGCGAGCAGGGCCTCGTGGCCGATGGAGGCGAAATGCTTTGCGACAAGCAGGCCGAGACCGGTGGTCAGGATCAGGATGCCCGCATAAAGAAGCAGCCGGAGTTCCCAGTGCACCGAAAATAACTCCCGGCCGTAGATCCGGCGCAGCAGCGCTGCCTGCTCCCGCTTCAGAATCCCGGCCCCATCAAGGTCGTTAAGTGCCTCTTGCACAACTTGCCTCCCTAAGTCATAACCGACCGTTTCCCATTCCCTCCAAGCTTCTTGGATAGATTGGCATCTCAAAGTTGGATCTTTTGCAGTCTCTTGGTTTTTCCGCCTTTTTGTCAAGTGTGTAGGCTTGACCCCTCAGCCTTTCCCCATCTCGGCTCGTGTCATGGATGCCACACTCCCGTTGTAAGACCAACTCATTCAGGCCCGGGAGAAAGGCAAAATAGATTGGATTTTTCTTGCGGAAAGCCTCGCCGATAATTTTTATCAACTAACTTTCTCTTTCAAAACAGCACCTTGTGCCTTTTTGCGTCATTTCGGTGCGTGAAAACGCGAGACACTGAAAAGTCCAGTGCTTCCGCCCTCTTTCCGATCGAAAGGAATGTTTTCAAGATCAAATTTTTCGGAAACAGAAGGTGGGCGAGGCAGTTTGAGAGAACGACGGCTCATTGAGACTATCGGGTTTGATATTCCTCTATGGCCACTATTGGCACGTCAGGTGCAAAAGATCGAGACGAACAAGCCAAGCTGTGGAAAAACATACAAAAGTTTTCTTCGACAAAGGCAAAACCGGAGTAATCCGGTGACGCAAAGTCACGGGTCCGTCTTAGCCAAGGCTTGAACGGATAGCCGGACTGCCGAAGAGATGCCGCCCAACAACAAGGGTGCTCATCTTCGGTTTTATGATGATGGGCGCCCTTTTTTGTTATTTGGCAGACTAACCAGTCCCCTTTCCTACTGAATTTGCCCGTTCTCGGCGAATGACCAGCCGTTCGGGAAGGTTGCCGGGAAAGGGGTAACCGTCGCAACCGCTAACCGAAGGAGAATCGGAATGGAAAGCTCGAAAACAGCAACAGCAGCGACAGAAATGAGCTTGATCCACAGAGCATCAGTACTTTTTTTGATTGCCATCGCCTTCGTGGCATTTCAATTCTGGGGGACGGAAGCCCAGGCGTACTCCTCATTCTACTCGAGCAATTGCGGCAGCTGCCATGTCGCGGCAACAACCAACACCTGCAACGGCTGTCATCACCACGGCCCGAAATCGTTGAAGGGAACGACCGACAAGGCGTCATATGCCCCTGGTGAGACGGTCTCGGTGACCATAAGCGGCGGCAACCAAAAAGGCTGGTTCCGGGCCGTCCTGTATGATCAGAACAACAAGCAGGTTGCCATTTCGAACGACAACGCCAGCGGCTTCGGGCATGCGGCCACCTATCCTGCCGTTCTGAGTGCGGCGGCCCCGACGACACCGGGCACCTACACCTGGAAGGCGGCCTGGTTCGGGAACAACTTTGATACCAACAATATGAATGCCAGCTCCCACGGCGAGGTTGCGGTAAACACCAACTCCTTTACCGTCGTGGCTCCGGCCGACACCACCACTCCGGTGGTCGGCACCTTCACCCTGCCGGCGACCGCCACCAGCCTGACCGTGCCGGTCACCTCCCTGAGCGCCAGCGACAACGTTGGCGTCACCGGCTATCTGGTGACTACAAGCTCCACCAAGCCGGCCGCCTCGGCCTCCGGTTGGAGCGCCTCCGCTCCCTCCAGCGTCACTGCTCCTGCCGAAGGGAGCGTCACCTTCTACGCCTGGGCCAAGGATGCGGCGGGCAATGTCTCGGCCGCCAAGAGCGCCACGGTGAAGATCACCCTGCCCGACACCACTGCTCCGGTGGTCGGCACCTTCACCTTGCCGGCGACCGCCACCAGCCTGACCGTGCCGGTCACCTCCCTGAGCGCCAGCGACAACGTCGGCGTCACCGGCTATCTGGTGACCACAAGCTCCACCAAGCCGGCTGCCTCGGCCTCCGGTTGGAGCGCCTCCGCTCCCTCCAGCGTCACTGCTCCTGCCGAAGGGAGCGTCACCTTCTACGCCTGGGCCAAGGATGCGGCGGGTAACATTTCGGCCACTAAGAGCGCCACGGTGCAGATTACCCTCGCTGTCACCACCCCGCCCACGCTGACGATTTCCACCCTGGCCGACGGCACCCGCACCAACCAGGACACGCTCAATCTCAGCGGCAACGCCAGCGACCCTGACGGCATCGAGTCCGTCACGGTCAATGGCCAGGCGGTAACTGTCAATGCGGACGGCTCCTTCAGCACCGCCCTGGTGCTTGTCGAAGGGATCAACACCATCACGGTGGTCGCCACCGATTCCCTCGGCACCCAGCAAACAGACAACCGGACCGTCACTTACGATCCGAGTGCACCGGTCATCACTGTCTCGAACCCTGGCGATAACAGCACCACCAACCAGGCGTTCGTCGTTGTCAGCGGCAATATCAGTGAAACCGGCACGGTCTTCGTCAAGGCCAACGACGATACGCCCCAGGTCGCACCCATGACCGGAAACGACTTCAGCGTTACCGTTTACCTGCAGCCGGGTGTCAACACCATCGACATCGACGCCACCGACCTGGCCGGCAACACCTCCAGCGCCAAGCGGACAATAACCTACGAGGTCGCCCAGATTTCCGTCGCGGTGACCAGCCCTGAACAGGACATCACCACCGGTAAACCCTTCCTGAACATCAGTGGGACGGTCGCTGACGGCGTCGGAACTCCCACCATCTCCATAACCATGGACGGCATTACCTATACCCCGGCTGTCAAAAGCGGCCGATTCCAACAGCGGCTCACCTTCGACGCCGCCAAACAGTATGCGATCGCCGTCACCGCCACCGATGAGGCGGGCAATGTCAGCACCGCTTACCGCAACGTGATCTACGATCCAGCGGCCAAAGGTGGCAAAGGCGGAGGCAAGGGTCGTGGTAATAAGTGATTGCACCTACCCGGGCAATCGAACCTAGATTGATCGATGAAT
The window above is part of the Desulfuromonas sp. TF genome. Proteins encoded here:
- a CDS encoding DUF2157 domain-containing protein, whose amino-acid sequence is MQEALNDLDGAGILKREQAALLRRIYGRELFSVHWELRLLLYAGILILTTGLGLLVAKHFASIGHEALLAAIALGSAGCFAYCLRRGGGFSPEEVPAPDAGYDYALLLGCLLIGTFQGYLELRYQVLAQHWNWWLLGSGVLYLLCAHFFDNRLVLSLALSTLGAWLGVKTSLFAGGSWEAALRGNALAFGAAVVGAGTAQIRLGWKRHFLPVHLHLGVNILLAALVAGIDSQAKGLLYLAGLLLVGAGSALYAQRARRFAFLLYALLYGYLGVTIFVLEHVRWRSEGILSYFLITAAALVSALVAFHRRFRSAE